One Arvicanthis niloticus isolate mArvNil1 chromosome 3, mArvNil1.pat.X, whole genome shotgun sequence DNA segment encodes these proteins:
- the Inpp1 gene encoding inositol polyphosphate 1-phosphatase, producing the protein MSDVLLELLRVSEKAANIARACRQQEALFQLLIEEKKGAEKNKKFAADFKTLADVLVQEVIKQNMENKFPGLGKKIFGEESNEFTNDLGEKITVELQSTEGETAELLSRVLNGNMQASEALAKVVHEDVDLTDPTLESLEISIPQEILGIWVDPIDSTYQYIKGSANVKSNQGVFPSGLQCVTILIGVYDLQTGLPLMGVINQPFVSQNPTTLRWKGQCYWGLSYMGTNIHSLQLTISKSDSETQTENSKGELSSPFSAVISTSEKDTIKAALSRVCEGSVFSAAGAGYKSLCVVQGLADIYIFSEDTTYKWDSCAAHAILRAMGGGIVDMKECLERSPDTGLDLPQLLYHMENKGASGVDLWANKGGLIAYRSRNRLDTFLSCLIQNLGPLETQT; encoded by the exons ATGTCAGACGTCCTCCTGGAACTGCTCCGTGTCTCTGAGAAGGCTGCTAACATCGCCAGGGCGTGCCGGCAGCAGGAGGCCCTCTTCCAGCTGCTCATCGAGGAGAAGAAAGGTGCAGAGAAGAACAAGAAGTTTGCTGCAGATTTCAAGACCCTGGCGGATGTGCTGGTGCAGGAAGTTATAAAACAGAACATGGAGAACAAG TTTCCAggcttggggaaaaaaatttttGGAGAAGAATCCAATGAGTTTACAAATGATTTGG GGGAAAAGATCACAGTGGAACTGCAGTCCACGGAGGGGGAAACAGCAGAGCTTCTCAGCAGAGTCCTTAATGGCAACATGCAGGCGTCTGAGGCACTGGCTAAGGTGGTTCATGAGGATGTGGACTTAACTGATCCCACTCTGGAGTCGCTGGAGATCAGCATCCCACAGGAGATTCTTGGGATTTGGGTGGATCCCATAG ATTCAACTTACCAGTATATTAAAGGTTCTGCCAATGTTAAATCCAACCAAGGAGTTTTCCCCAGTGGACTTCAGTGCGTGACCATTTTAATTGGCGTCTATGACCTACAGACAGGCCTGCCCCTGATGGGAGTCATCAATCAGCCTTTTGTGTCTCAAAACCCAACTACTTTAAG GTGGAAGGGACAGTGCTACTGGGGACTCTCTTACATGGGGACCAACATCCATTCCCTGCAGCTCACCATCTCTAAGAGCGACAGTGAAACCCAGACTGAAAACTCCAAAGGGgagctctccagccccttttctgCAGTCATCAGTACCAGCGAAAAAGACACCATCAAAGCCGCTCTATCTCGAGTGTGCGAAGGTAGCGTCTTCTCCGCAGCGGGGGCCGGCTACAAGAGCCTCTGTGTAGTCCAGGGCTTGGCTGACATTTACATCTTCTCAGAGGACACCACGTACAAGTGGGACTCCTGTGCCGCTCACGCCATTCTCAGGGCCATGGGCGGGGGCATTGTAGACATGAAAGAGTGTTTAGAGAGAAGTCCAGACACAGGGCTGGATTTGCCACAACTTCTGTATCACATGGAGAACAAAGGTGCTTCTGGAGTGGATCTCTGGGCCAACAAGGGAGGGCTGATAGCATACAGGTCGAGGAATCGGCTGGACACCTTCCTAAGCTGCCTCATCCAAAACCTCGGGCCTCTGGAGACACAAACATAG